GTTTGATGAACGCCTCCGCTGACATCACGCTTTCCTCCCGGTCCTTGGTGAGCCGCCGGCACGTGCCCAGCCACGCGAACGTGCGCTCCACGGTCCACCGGATCGGCAGCTTCACCCACCCCTTCGACCCCTCCGGGGGCGCACGATGACCAGATCCCACCGGGCGTTGTCCTCGACCCACGCGTAGAGGGCGAAGTTGTGGTACTTGCTGTCCGCGTACATCCGCACCACCTTGCCGACCGGCTGTCCCTCCAAGCGGGGAACAGTTCCTGCGCGGCTTGGGCATCGTCCACGCTCGCGGCGGTCACCAGCACGGCCAGCAGCAACCCCAAGGAATCCACGACGATGTGGCGCTTCCGCCCGTCGACGTTCTTGGCGTTGTCCCGGCCCCGCTGCTCGCCGCCGGAGGTCGTGTCCACCGACTGGCTATCGACGCTCGCCGTGGTGCGCGCGCACGGCTTCTCCTGGGTGCGGACCTTCTTGCGGAGCAGGTCGTGTATGGTGTCGAGGGTACCGTTGTGACGCCACTCGTCGAAGTACCGCCAGACCGTGGACTTGGGCGGGAAGTCCTTGGGCAAGTAGCGCCACTGGCACCCGGTGCGCAAGATGTAGAACACGGCATCGACGACATCCCGCAGGTCGGTCGCGGGGCCGACCGCCCGGATAGACCGGGATGTGAGGCTCGATTAACCTCCACTGCTCGTCGCTTACATCGCTCGGGTAGGATTGGGTTCTCATGAACCATTTTACCCACCCCAACTGCCCCTTATGGGACAGTCACTCAGGGCGGAACAACCTCTGGCATAGCGTCTGTTCTGGCTGCTCTTTCGGGTAAACCTGATCGGGAGACCAGACAGCTTTCCGATTACTCAGCAGCATCGCGCATAGTTCGCAATCGCTATCACCTTCCAAGCACACCAAGGCCGTTGCGGCGTCTTCGAGGTTAAAGTTGGTTGCGTCGGACTCGGGAATGTCGTCGCCCTCTTTGTAGTGGTAGCTGATGCCGTCCATCCCAAGCTGGAGCGCGATGCGCTCGTGCTGTGTGTCGAGGGAAACGAAATCCCGCGCGCCAATCTGGTTCTGGAAGTTCGTCGATTCGGTGATCCGCCGCGCGAAAGTTGTCTCGTCCTCGCACCTTTCGAGGGAGATGATCTTCAGGAACACGTAGCCTTCGCTCGTGGCGTCCGCGGCGTGGATCGTACCGAGCGTTTGCGCGCCGTTCACGATGGAGAAACCCTTCGCCGTGACACGTTTTTTCTCGTGATTTGCCAGATCAGTGCGCGCAACATCGAGCTTCTGGCAGTACGCGGTCAAGCCGTTGTTCAGGTAAAAGAAATTCGCGGGTTCGCCTTGAAGCGTCTCCCGAATTCGCTCGTTAACCTCGGTCAGCCCCTTGTACCGCCGGATATTGGCGGCGACAAGCTTCGCGCCGTGAGTCGCGTACAGAGCGGCAATATCGGCGATGCGAACCTGCCCGTACACCGTCTGGAACGGTTCAGTAACCATCCCCGGCTTCAGCACTTCAAGTTCGACTTTATCCACACCCGCAGCTTCGTCTGCGCCAGTGATCCACCCGTGAACGCTTGAAAGGCCGTAGCTCGCGAAACGGAAATACTCTTCGCCGTGATTCACCCGCGCTTCGAGTGCTTCGAACAGGTGCAGGCGTGCCTCGGATACGGTGTTGATGCCTGAGTAGACAAGGATCGCCCGGACACGAAGGCTTGCGTCGTCGAAGTATTGCTTGACCCTCGGCAGGATCGCGACCCACGCCGCGTTCGTCTCGAATGCCGTCCAAATGCCGCGCAACAGGTTATCGACCCCATCGCGGAACTTGCTGACATCGCCCAGTTCGGGTTCTCCCCGTCCGGATTCGATGAACTTTGACTGCACCACATAGAGCGTGTTCGAGGTCGATGTGTGATACACCGCGTCAATGCCGGCATCGCCACCGCCATCGACTACCGATGCCGCAGCTTCGTCCAGACCGCAGCCGCTCAGTCGGTGCACGGCAAACGCGGCAAGCGCTCGGGAGAGGAAGTTGTTCTCTTTTTCGCGATCAGTCTTACCGCTTTTCGCGGGAGGTACGCGCCCCTCGAAATCCCTGTGTAAGCGAGGGGGAACGTGGTTGATCTCGTAAGGCTTTTCGACGACGCTCATATCAGTCTCCACCGCGCCGAGAATATTGTTCGCTGACTGACGGTTTGCTCCAGCTTGCCTTCCACCTTCCTGATGAGCGCGTCACGTCGAGCTTCAACCTCGTCCTGCGCGGCGAACAGCGACTTGCGCTTTGCATTCCTTAGCGATTCGAGCGTTCTGACCTACCTCTGCCCGGCCAGCTTCTCCTCAAGCGTCAGAGCTGCCGAAGCAGCCCTCTTGGCTTCCTTCAGTTGCCTGTCCAGATCCCTGATTTCCCGTTCCAGTCCTACCTTCAGGTCGTCAGCCCACCCATCAAGCTTCGAGGCTTCTTCCTCGAACAGCTTGCCGTTCCGCTCGGAAATCGTTCGTCGGATAGCAGCCTGTTGACGCTCGATTTCGGCGACGAGTCGCTCGTCTGGGGGAAATGCCGACAGGTCATTGACCGCTGAAGCCGCCATGAGGAAAAACTTGCAAGCAAAATCGGAGGGCAGAATTTTTCCGTTGTCGGTGATCGCGGCGACCATCATGTGGTCTTCACCCTGGTCCATCGATTCGATGCTAAGCCGCTGAACGAGCAACTCCCCGGACAGGTTTCTGTACGCCTGAAAAGCCGCGACTCGCGGAAATACCCCCGCGTAATCGAATACGATTTCGGCTGGAGGAAGCACTTTCTCTCGCGCTTGGTGAAGCAGGCGTTGTGCAAGCGTGTGCCCGATTCGGTACAGATGCGATTCGCCACTTCGCCGAGGGAGTTCGTATCGCCCCATCGGCATGTGCAAGTCGGGAAACGGGTTTGCCCGAAGCTCGAAAGCCGTGTCGTCAGTGTTGAACTGCGCATGGCCGTTCAGCTCGTGGCGGGTCATCCGCATCAGCATCCGCTCGTAGCCGGATTGATAACCGTCGCTCTCGCTCTTGCTGATCCTCAGCTTTTCGTGAACCTCATCGTCGAAATTCTCCAGAAGCTGACGGCGGGTTTTTGTCATCGCCTCGTTTATCTGTAAGGTCAACTCCCGCTGGAGGTGGACGAACGACTCGGAAATTTCCTGCGCTGTGCGGCATCCTTGATAGATTTCTGCGATCCGTTTCTCGAAATCAACGCCCGACTCGATCGCCCCAAGCACCTCGTCGCTCGCCCCGAAAACGCCCTCAAAGAGCTTGAACTTCTCGTCCAGCAGCTCGAACACGCGTCGGTCGGCATCATTTTTCAGGTTGATAAAGTTCACGACCACTACGTCGAACTTCTGGCCGTAGCGGTGGCATCGCCCGATCCGCTGCTCGATCCGCTGCGGGTTCCACGGCAGGTCGTAGTTCACTACCAGGGAGCAGAATTGGAGGTTGATACCCTCCGCCCCTGCCTCAGTGGCGATCATGATTGAGCCAGTGTCGCGGAAGTAGTCCACGAGGGCAGACCGCATGTCGGCCGTGCGTGAGCCGGACACCTTCTCCGTGTTGGCGTGCTTTTTCACCCATTCGGCGTAGATCGCCTTCGATCCGATGTCCGTGTTCGAGCCGTTGAAGAGGACAATTCCGTCGCGATAGGGGCTGTTGCCCAGAAGCCGCAGAATGTAGTCCTGAGTCTTTCGGGACTCCGTGAAGATGATCGCCTTGCGGGCGGCTCCGAGGCGATCCGCCTCTTCGAAGGCCTTGCCGAGCGCGGTCAGCAGCGCGAAGCCTTTCGCGTTCTGAGTGATGTTCATCGCGAGGTCACGGAATCCTTCGAGGTCGCGAACCTCTTGATCGATCGCAGCCTGGTCACTGTCAGAGAGCGGGGGCTCGTCGTCTTCCTCCTCCCCCCACTCTTCTGCCGTCTCGTCAAGCCCTTCGTATTCTTCCTCGAACTCCTCTTCGAGGGACGTCACTGGAGCCTTTGTGACAAGCTTACCTTTGAGTCGGGCAATCAGCGTCTCCAGCGCGCCAGCGATGGCAAACGTGGATGACGCGAGCAGCTTGCGGAGCACCATTGTCATCAGGGATCGCTGGCTGGTCGGGAGCGCCTGCAGGTTGTCACGGCGCAGGTACGCGGAAACCTCGTTGTAAAGTAGATCCTCACTGTCCGCAGGCGTGAACTCCTCGACCATCGCGTGACGTTTCGTGAACGGAACGTATTCGACCACCTGCCTCCGTAGGCTACGGTGGCAGATCGGCCGGAGCCGAGCCTTGAGCGCCTCGAATACTTCCTCCTCGCTCAGGTTGGCGAACTGTTCCCGGAAGCTCTTCAGATCTCCGAAAGCGTGCTCGTCGATAAAGCTCACCAGCCCGAACAGCTCGAGCAGCGAGTTCTGAAGCGGCGTAGCAGTCAGCAGGAGCTTTGGAGCGGCGGCGAGTGCGTTCTTCAGGACGTTGGCGATCACATTCGACGGCTTGTAGACGTTTCTGAGCCGGTGGGCTTCGTCGATGACCACGAGGTCCCACAGCACGGCGGTAAGGTCGGCGGCCTTTGTCTTCGCGAACTGGTAAGAGCAGATAACCACTGCGTCGGCAGGCTCAAACGGAGAGGGCGTGCCGCTCCTGACTGCCGCCTTATACGACCTGGCTTCCAGGATGCGACAGGGCAGGGAGAACTTCTCCTGCATTTCCTGGTGCCACTGCTTGCGGAGGTTCGACGGGGTGATGACCAGGAGCTTTCGCTTACGCTCTGCCCACTTCTGGGAGATCACCAGCCCGGCCTCGATCGTCTTCCCGAGCCCGACTTCGTCTGCGAGCATCGCCCCTCGGGAGAGCGGGGAGCGGAACGCGAATAGCGCGGCCTCGACTTGGTGGGGATGGAGCTTGACCTGAGCATCAACGAGGGCACCGGCGAACTTCTCGATGCTGTCGGAGGGGCATCGTTTAGTCAGTTCGTGGGCGAAGAACGCGCTGTGGAAGTCAGTCAGCGTCATGGACCTGCCGTCAAAGACACACTGCTCGAAACAGAGCGCTCCGCCCGACGAGGACCAAACCGTCGAAGTCACCCATGATGAGCTGTTCCTCGGGGGCAGAGTTTGAGGGTGAGTTTACCGCGCGGGGGAGGGGGTAGCAACCTGCGTGGCCATCGCCGGTTCCGCTGACTCGGATTGCCGAGCGCACGACCCTCTCAAGCAGCTTACCCGGAGGTAACGGACGGACACGGCGTTCCGAGTCAAACCCCGGACTGCGGTGCCGCTGCGTTTTCTTCGCCCGTGCGTCCTGATGCCGGGATGTGCCGAATAAGCTGGAAACAGTGGAAACGGTAGCCAAAAAGCGCGCGTTCAGCACATCCACATGATCGACCCAAGTCCTTGCTTCGTCAGCACCTTAGATATGATCAAGTCGGCAATAAATCATGCGGGTCGATGTAGTTCATGGTGGTTTTATCTCCTTATTTGCCAGCATTTTGCGTCTTGATTATCATGAATTCGGTCACGGCTTGCTGTTCTGTGTGTGACAACGTTCAGTATGTGCTCTCCCTCCCGCCAACATCCCGGACCTTTCAGGATATCACCATGAAGCCCGGCCCGAAACCGTCGGTGCGGTACTGAAGTCGAAGAAAGCCTACGGTTGCTCGATCGCAGGTGACCAGCACTTCCTCGCCCGCGGGCCGGCTCGACTTACCGTGAAGCACTCGACAGGTTCCGCAGGCTCGTCGCCCAGGACGACGGGAAGGGCACAGATGATTATCTCGTTTCCGCCCTGATGAACCAGTACCGCGCGCACCTGAAGGCGGCCCGCAAGAGCGGCGCACCGGGAGTGTTCGAGGTCATGGCCCGCGGGTTCACGGCGAAGTTCGGGAAACTCCGGGTGCGAGACCTGAGCCGCTCGCGGTGGAAGAGTAGCTCGGCAAGCAGGACAACTGGAACAACACCAGCAAGGCCCACGCCGGGACACTGATCCTCGCCGCCGTACCGTGGGCGCGGAAGAAGGGGCTGATCGAAACTGATCCCATCGGAGGGCGGATCGATCTGTCGCAGCCCGTCCTCGGACGCGATGCCCGCATGTCCGAGGACATGATTCGGCTCATGCTCTGGCGCCTCCGCCCGACCAACGACGATGCCCCGTTTCGTTACCGCAAGGCCTCATGGCCCTATGGGACGGTCAATTAGCCTATATTAGCTTGAACGGCACCTTCATACTTCTTCCGGGACAACTCATGCGATCCCCGAGATACCTCCTGGCCGTTCTTACAGTTCTCCTTCCGATCTCCGCGATCCGAGCGGACGAGTTCGCCCTGCGCGACGGCGACACGGTCGTGTTCCTGGGCGACAGTATCACCGCGGCCCAAACGTATGGAAAGATCGTCGAGAACTACACGCTGCTGCGCTACCCCGACCGAAAGGTGCGGTTCGTCAACGCCGGGGTCGGGGGCGACACCGCTGCCGGCGGGCTGAAGCGCCTCGAGCGCGACGTCCTCGCACACAAACCGACGGTCGTTACCGTTGCATACGGCATCAACGACATCGGCTGGGGCACCAAGGCCGACGCCGAACACAAGAAGGCGTATCTGGACGGCATCCGCGGCATCGTGGAGGCGTGCAAGAAGCGCGAGGTTCGCGTTTACATCTGTTCGGCGGCAGCCACGGCCGA
The Gemmata palustris DNA segment above includes these coding regions:
- a CDS encoding AIPR family protein, with amino-acid sequence MSVVEKPYEINHVPPRLHRDFEGRVPPAKSGKTDREKENNFLSRALAAFAVHRLSGCGLDEAAASVVDGGGDAGIDAVYHTSTSNTLYVVQSKFIESGRGEPELGDVSKFRDGVDNLLRGIWTAFETNAAWVAILPRVKQYFDDASLRVRAILVYSGINTVSEARLHLFEALEARVNHGEEYFRFASYGLSSVHGWITGADEAAGVDKVELEVLKPGMVTEPFQTVYGQVRIADIAALYATHGAKLVAANIRRYKGLTEVNERIRETLQGEPANFFYLNNGLTAYCQKLDVARTDLANHEKKRVTAKGFSIVNGAQTLGTIHAADATSEGYVFLKIISLERCEDETTFARRITESTNFQNQIGARDFVSLDTQHERIALQLGMDGISYHYKEGDDIPESDATNFNLEDAATALVCLEGDSDCELCAMLLSNRKAVWSPDQVYPKEQPEQTLCQRLFRPE
- a CDS encoding transposase, which encodes MKLPIRWTVERTFAWLGTCRRLTKDREESVMSAEAFIKLAMIHLMLNRLEPKYADPEFQYHKAA
- a CDS encoding SNF2-related protein, producing MTLTDFHSAFFAHELTKRCPSDSIEKFAGALVDAQVKLHPHQVEAALFAFRSPLSRGAMLADEVGLGKTIEAGLVISQKWAERKRKLLVITPSNLRKQWHQEMQEKFSLPCRILEARSYKAAVRSGTPSPFEPADAVVICSYQFAKTKAADLTAVLWDLVVIDEAHRLRNVYKPSNVIANVLKNALAAAPKLLLTATPLQNSLLELFGLVSFIDEHAFGDLKSFREQFANLSEEEVFEALKARLRPICHRSLRRQVVEYVPFTKRHAMVEEFTPADSEDLLYNEVSAYLRRDNLQALPTSQRSLMTMVLRKLLASSTFAIAGALETLIARLKGKLVTKAPVTSLEEEFEEEYEGLDETAEEWGEEEDDEPPLSDSDQAAIDQEVRDLEGFRDLAMNITQNAKGFALLTALGKAFEEADRLGAARKAIIFTESRKTQDYILRLLGNSPYRDGIVLFNGSNTDIGSKAIYAEWVKKHANTEKVSGSRTADMRSALVDYFRDTGSIMIATEAGAEGINLQFCSLVVNYDLPWNPQRIEQRIGRCHRYGQKFDVVVVNFINLKNDADRRVFELLDEKFKLFEGVFGASDEVLGAIESGVDFEKRIAEIYQGCRTAQEISESFVHLQRELTLQINEAMTKTRRQLLENFDDEVHEKLRISKSESDGYQSGYERMLMRMTRHELNGHAQFNTDDTAFELRANPFPDLHMPMGRYELPRRSGESHLYRIGHTLAQRLLHQAREKVLPPAEIVFDYAGVFPRVAAFQAYRNLSGELLVQRLSIESMDQGEDHMMVAAITDNGKILPSDFACKFFLMAASAVNDLSAFPPDERLVAEIERQQAAIRRTISERNGKLFEEEASKLDGWADDLKVGLEREIRDLDRQLKEAKRAASAALTLEEKLAGQR